A genomic region of Podarcis raffonei isolate rPodRaf1 chromosome 13, rPodRaf1.pri, whole genome shotgun sequence contains the following coding sequences:
- the LOC128399165 gene encoding vomeronasal type-2 receptor 26-like: MPWFIVFLLLLPKRECKTCPANDPFPIPHEWYQPGGILIGEIASHIIYMSEELFFQEHPSQKLIDVSDLVIKFYQHVLALAYTISEINKNPNILTNVTLGFHILDSYSNPRMTYRATLDLLFKSHTFVANYKWDTQKNLIAVIGGCDAETSSLIAEILGLYKIPQLTYGSFALEDRQTTQFRSFYHMVPNESHQYNGIVHLLQHFGWTWVGLFAADDDSGEQFLQTLEVFFSQHEICSAFTLRLPAHNNWNDWDEVVAIFSSIHASFLGYGTNTCIINGQYLTMAWLRAFIAVQDPGNTEMSTFRKVWIMTTQTDFITTSFQRALGFQLFQGAISFSIHTKELPEFGEFLQNIKPGWNKGDGFLKDFWEQAFDCSFPDLNVAVKADGACSREERLNSLPRHLFEMDMTGNSYNIYNAVYAVAHALHAIYSTRSEHRVMAGSRRFALQDIQPWQLHLFLQSTSFNNSAGETVSFNGNKGVRGGFDIMNMITFPNTSFQRVKVGKVEDSNALGENGFFLNEDIIVWHTGFNQVGVRPVSLCNEHCHPGHQRKRKEGGKFCCYQCVPCPKGKISEQNDMDDCFKCPEDQYPNNDRDGCIPKSRNFLSYEEPLGISFVSVAIAFSLTTTWVLGTFIKHKDTPIVKANNRGLTYTLLISLLLCFLSSLLFLGQPGKVTCLLRQPTFGINFSMAISCVLAKTITVVLAFVATKPGSRLMKCLGKPLAQWVVLSCLLIQASICLVWLETSPPFPDLDMLSVPGEIIVQCNEGSVAMFYCVLGYMGFLAIVSFIVAFTARKLPDSFNEAKFITFSMLVFCSVWVSFMPSYLSTKGKNMVAVEIFSILASSAGLLGCIFSPKCYIIVLRPELNNKEQLIRRNN; the protein is encoded by the exons CTTGGTGATCAAGTTTTATCAGCATGTTCTGGCCTTGGCATACACCATCAGTGAGATCAACAAGAACCCCAACATCTTGACCAATGTCACACTTGGATTCCACATCCTCGACAGCTACTCCAATCCAAGGATGACCTATCGTGCCACTCTGGACCTGCTCTTCAAATCGCACACATTTGTCGCCAACTACAAATGGGACACCCAGAAAAACCTCATAGCTGTCATTGGAGGCTGTGATGCAGAAACCTCTTCTCTGATAGCAGAAATTCTAGGTCTctataagattccacag CTCACTTACGGTTCATTTGCCCTAGAGGACAGACAGACGACACAGTTTCGATCATTTTACCACATGGTCCCAAATGAATCCCATCAGTACAATGGGATTGTCCACTTGCTTCAACATTTCGGATGGACATGGGTAGGCCTATTTGCTGCAGATGATGATAGTGGAGAACAATTCTTACAGACCCTGGAAGTATTCTTTTCCCAGCATGAAATCTGTTCAGCATTCACACTAAGACTCCCAGCACATAACAACTGGAATGACTGGGATGAAGTTGTTGCTATATTCTCAAGTATCCATGCATCTTTCTTAGGTTATGGAACCAATACATGCATCATCAATGGACAGTATTTGACAATGGCATGGCTGAGAGCTTTTATTGCCGTGCAAGATCCTGGAAATACAGAGATGTCAACATTTAGAAAAGTGTGGATAATGACAACCCAGACTGATTTCATAACAACGAGCTTTCAGCGAGCCTTGGGTTTTCAGCTCTTCCAAGGTGCCATTTCCTTCAGCATTCACACAAAAGAGCTTCCAGAGTTTGGGGAATTTCTTCAGAACATAAAACCTGGCTGGAACAAAGGAGATGGTTTCctcaaagatttctgggagcaagcatttgactgtTCATTTCCAGATCTGAATGTGGCAGTGAAGGCTGATGGGGCATGTAGCAGAGAGGAAAGGCTAAATAGTCTTCCTAGGCATCTGTTTGAAATGGACATGACTGGCAACAGCTATAAtatctataatgctgtctatgctgttgctcatgctttgcatgccatttaCTCAACAAGATCTGAGCACAGAGTAATGGCGGGTAGCAGAAGATTTGCCCTTCAAGATAtccagccttggcag CTCCACCTATTTCTTCAAAGTACATCATTCAACAATTCGGCTGGAGAAACTGTTTCCTTTAATGGGAACAAAGGAGTGAGAGGTGGATTTGACATAATGAATATGATCACATTCCCAAACACGTCCTTCCAGAGAGTTAAAGTTGGAAAAGTGGAGGATTCCAATGCTCTTGGAGAAAATGGATTCTTTCTCAATGAAGATATAATTGTGTGGCACACAGGCTTTAACCAGGTGGGG GTGCGGCCTGTTTCTTTGTGCAATGAGCACTGCCACCCCGGCCatcagaggaaaaggaaggaaggtgggaaaTTTTGTTGCTATCAATGTGTTCCATGCCCCAAAGGGAAGATTTCGGAACAGAATG ATATGGATGACTGCTTCAAATGCCCAGAAGATCAGTATCCAAACAATGACAGAGATGGCTGCATCCCCAAATCTAGAAACTTCCTATCTTATGAAGAACCCTTGGGGATCAGTTTTGTCTCAGTTGCCATAGCTTTTTCCCTAACCACCACTTGGGTGCTAGGAACTTTTATCAAGCACAAAGATacccccatagtcaaagccaacaaccgaggcctcacctacactctcctcatctccctcctactctgcttcctctcttctttgcTATTCCTTGgacaacctgggaaggtaacctGCCTTCTCCGTCAACCTACATTTGGCATTAATTTCTCTATGGCAATTTCTTGTgttttggccaaaaccatcactgtagtTCTTGCTTTTGTAGCCACAAAGCCTGGATCTAGATTGATGAAGTGCTTAGGCAAACCACTGGCCCAATGGGTTGTCCTTTCGTGCTTGCTTATTCAAGCAAGTATTTGTCTTGTGTGGTTGgaaacctctcccccattccctgatTTAGACATGCTGTCAGTACCTGGAGAAATCATTGtacaatgtaatgaagggtcagttgccatgttttattgtgtgctGGGCTATATGGGCTTcttggccattgtcagcttcattgtggcattCACAGCCCGCAAGTTACCAgatagttttaatgaagccaaattcatcaccttcagcatgctggtattttgcagtgtgtgggtgTCCTTCATGCCAAGCTACctgagcacaaaaggaaaaaatatggttgctgtggagatcttctccatcttggcctccagtgctgggttacttGGTTGCATCTTTTCtcctaaatgctacatcattgtacTCAGGCCTGAACTGAACAACAAAGAACAACTAATACGGAGAAATAATTAA